The Colwellia sp. M166 genome segment ATGAGCACCAACATCTCTTTTCAGATTCATATAATTCTCATTACCCATAAACATGTTAAAAGCGATAAATGCTTGATGTCGAGAGACATCAGTAAAAATGTTCAAGTTTTCAGGAACCCCAGTATTGTATGCATTACCATCTGAGAAGAGAGGTCCGTTATGACAGCCTGAACAACCAGCTTTGCCTTTAAATAACTCAAAACCACGTTTGGCAGTTGCAGTCATCTTATAGGTATCAAAAGGGGTTGTTGAACTCACTAAGCTTTTCAAATACTCAGGAATTGCTTTTCGAACACTGCCGTTTGAGGGTTCTCCATATCCTGCTTCTTTAAACATTTCGATATATATAGGATCTTGTTTAATACGCTCTTGCATTAATCGCATGTCCATATTCATGATGTAATCTTCAGTGATCATTTCACGAGTGACATCATTTAGGTTTGTACCTATTCGGCCATCATGCATCCAACTTTTTTTGAATGTTGTATTAATTAATGTAGGTGCATTTCTAAAAAGATTGTTTCCGGGGTAACCAGGGGATAATGCTTCTTTACTTGAAAATCCATTGTCTGGTTGGTGACAACTTGCACACGATGTGGATGTATCGCCTGAAAGTCTTGCATCAAAAAATAAACGTTTTCCTAGCGCCGCTTTTGCTTCATCGACCTTTACGGTTGGCAAATTTCCAAACCTAACGCTCTCAGCGTTAGAATTTGCCGTGATTAAGAAAAGGCTCAGCGCAAAGGGCATCAAAAAGCGACTTTTGTTCGCAGTAGGACCCATATTACTCTCCTGATTTTTAGTGTTATAAATAAAATTTACACGAGTTATTTCGTATTGAGTATTTACTTTAAGCAGATATTGAGCCATATATATTTTTGTAATAAATACAATGTGTTATGGTTTTTTGTTGGGCGATTTTAGGGAGGAGTGTAACGAAGTGTTTAATTTGTTTTAACGAACATGCAAATAGTTAAATTCATTTACGATGTTTCTCACAGATGCCTAGAACAGGCATAAAATAACTGGTAGGTGTCAAGTATCTTTAAGCATGTCATTAAGTTCAAAAAATTTAAGTGTTTACTATTTACGGATTAATGAATGGGAAGTCCAGCGCTGCTAAAATAAGTTATTTACACTGATAGTTTAAATAACTTAATAAGGTCCTCTTGTGAATCTGTCATTAAGTCGGCTAAGGTATATGCCTTTAGGCTGTCAATAAAAGCTCTTGTGGCGTCATTAAGGATTTGCTTAAATTTACAGGCAGGTAAAATTAAACATTTTTGTGTTTCGCAATCAACAATGTTGAGTGTACTTTCCAGCAAAATAACCATCTCACCAATATTTATTTCTTCAGGAGGCAATTTTAGGAAAAAGCCGCCCCCTTTACCACGCTGAGTTTCGATGATATTGGCTTTGCCGAGTTGATGCACGATTTTATTAACATTGTTTCTAGAAATGTCATATAAAGTACTGATTTTATCGATACTGGCTTTTTCACCGCTTGGCAAAAGAGCAAGGTAAATAAGAGTTCTCATACCGTAGTCAGTATGTCGTGTTAAGTGCATATAATTTCCTTTTTGTGCAGTAATACCTCAGACAACCTATGTCATTGCTGGCTGGCATACTATGCACCTCAGTTTCGAGCAAACTTTAAGATACCTGTTAGTAGTGGTCAACTAATTTTGCTTATTGCTAGTTAAGCGTAAAAACTCTGTTGCTTAGTTACCAAGTCAAATTGCTAGCAGTTGTAACTGCTATTTGTTCATGCTTAATAAATATTGCTTAGACAACAACCAGATAGATAGTTTTCCAGATTAGATTCTTGATAATCGGTAAGCGAATATAGCATCAAATCTGCGGGCTTCTTACTGGTATCTTTGGTTTCAACCGCTGTTAAGAGAGCAATTAATTTCTGAAAAATATTCATATGTTAAATACCCGTAATGTACATTTGACATGTATATTATATCAAATGTATATTAAGGTACATATTAAATGTATCTTTTTTTAGTCTCACTAAAGTAAGGAATTATCGCTATGAAAACTTTAGCAACGGATGTTGTCATTATTGGCGCGGGTCCTGTTGGCATATTTCAGATATTTGAATTAGGCTTACAGGGATTAAAAGCGGTAGTAATAGATAGTGTTGCAGAGCTGGGCGGACAGTGTTCTCAGCTTTATCCTGATAAGCCTATTTATGATATTCCAGCTATTCCTGTCGCGTCAGCTCAAGCCATTATTGATGGTTTAGCAAAACAGGCATCGCCATTTCAAGCAAAATATTTACTATCTAATAAAGTTATTGAAATAGATAAAGTCAGTGAGCAGCTATTCTGGGTAAAAACCGATAAAGGTATGTCGGTGAAATGTCGGGCAATTATAATCGCTGCAGGTAGTGGGGCTTTTGAACCCGTACGGTTAAAAGTTAAAGGTATTGAAGCATTTGAAAACCGTCAGCTTTTTTATCGGGTAAAAGATAAAAATTTATATACAGATAAAAATATTGTTGTTTTAGGTGGCGGTGACAGTGCTTTTGATTGGGCGTTGACACTGCAGCCTATCGCAAAAAGTGTGCTCTTGATCCATCGAACCACTAACTTTAGAGCATCTCAAGCGAGTATAGATAGCATGGAAAAGCTCTGTGATAATCATGAAATGCAATTTTTAAGTGGACAGGTTGTTGATTACAAAAAAGATGGTGATGTCCTTAATAAACTTATTGTGCAATCTTCTGGTATTAAAAGAACCGTAGATGTTGATCATTTATTAGTATTTTTTGGTCTTTCACCCAAAATTGGTCCTATCGCGGATTGGGCGTTAAAGATGAATCATCATCAAATTTGTGTCGATACTGAAAAGTTTCAAACATCAGTTTCTGGTATTTATGCGGTTGGAGATATTAACTATTACCCAGGTAAAAGAAAACTGATTTTGAGTGGCTTTCATGAAGCAGCATTAGCCGCTTTTGCCATTAAGCAATCCATGGATACATCGAAGCGTGTTGCGACACTTTATACAACTACAAGCCCTATATTACATAAATTAATCAACCCTGCGGATATTTCGGAGCAATAAGTGACCTGATATAACGTCGTTGTATTATCACCCTAAGGGCTAATAAATAAGACTTCATCAATTAAAATAAAGTCATCAAAAATTGCGGGCTTTATTTGCTTATTTTATTAACCATACCAAGGATAAATTAACACGTCTTGTTCTACATTTTTTTATTGAAAAGCAACAGAAATGGGGGGTTACCTCAAACATTGCTCGATTCTGAATCTGGTCGTGTCTTGAAGATATGGCTTGGTGAAAATATTGAGCACAAACTGTCAGGGATGATTGATGCATTACATAGCTTTGAAGGTTAGCGTTGATTTTGTGTTATCTATTACAGCAGCTATTATTTGTTGTGAATTATTGGTATATACAGTGCTTCGTTTATTGCTATATGATGCTAAGGTTGGTTGATGTTAAAATGCAGCACTTAGATATAAAAAAGCGTAATGAATAAGGCAAACTACTTTACTTAATTTCCTATAATCAATGCCTTAACAAGGTACTATAACCTCAGTTAGGGTTAAGCTACTTTACTCAATCATGCTATTTAAGCGTCTATCAGTGTTATTTTCACGGCCAATAGCTCGCTATTGGTTGGTAACAAGGCTTTGCTAAGCCGCTAAATTTCATCATTGCGGCTTTGTTAGGCTTTTACTTAAAGATATATAATGAATAATTTAGCCAAGAATCAAATGGTTATAATATCCATTAACCCGAGCTAAGGTTATTATAGTGTTTGCAAAAAACTCAAAAGAGCAGCTTTTTCAACGATACAATAAATCAGTTATTATCGTCTTCTCTGGCATTATGCTACTGACTTTTATTATTACGTTCTATAATTATTATCTTGCTCGTTTGTCACATCATGATGAAAAACTACTAGAGCTGACCGAGTACAGTGTACAACTTAATAAAAAGCTGGCTAGCACTGTGGAAACACTGACTGGCATCCGCGATTTAGCAGAATATTATCTCCGTTTTCCTGAAGAATTAGCCAATCAAATTCCGTCGTTACATCAAGAAGGTAAATATTTTTATCTTAATAAATCCAGACGAAGCTTAAGTACTCATAACCGTATCATGAGTGGTAATATCACCGGAATTGGTCAGCTTAATACCTTTAATCAAGCATTTAAAAATGAGCTAATTATGGCGAATGCATTAACTCCGGCATTTGTCACCGCACAAAAATCAATTAAAGAAGCAAACTGGTTATATTACATTTCAATGCAACGATTTGTGAATCTATACCCTTGGGTACCACGCAGTATTTGGCAATATAGTGATCAAAGCTTAACCAATAGCTTAATGATGAAGATTAAAGCTGCAAAAAATCGTGATGAAAAACTTTGGTCACAACCTTATGTTGATTCTGCAGGTAAAGGCCTTAACACGGCTTTAGGTCTGGGGGTGTATTTAGCCAATGAAATGAAAGGGGCGGTGTTAATTGATATTAATACCGCAAGCTTATACAACTATTTGCCTGACGTTCATGAGCAAGATCACGGCTATATTATTGTTGATAAACATAGTCATGTTTTATTGCATAAAAATAGTGCTAATTTAACACTGAGTACACGTACCGCTTTTAGTGATGCTGCGCCGGCACAATTAAATCAACTTAGTTACCAGTCGCTATTAGATCTTACGCCGAGCGCAGAAATTGGTGATTGGATTGTGCAACGAAAAAAGTTGTCGGTTAATGATTGGGTTTTACTAGAATACCATCAAAAAAATAATTTCTATGCGGTAATTAATCAGCGTTTTCTAACTATGTTTGCGAGTGTTTTCTTCGGTTTGTTAACTTTGTTAGGGCTTATTTATTATGTAACCTATCGCTCTTTTATTGCACCATCGAAGAAGTTTATTGCCCATATTGAAAATTGTTCAGCCGGTGATCCTGGTAAAATAAAACCTTCAGATGAGTGGCGTCATTGGTTTAAAATTGTTGAAGATCTCTTTGGGCAAAACCGCAGTTTGATGCAACGCTTAAAAGATCAAAATAATCAACTTGATCTAAGAGTGAAAGAAAAAACTCAAGCTTTATTTCACAAGAGTGAGCAGCATCAGCGTGATTATGCTTTGTTACGTTCTGTGATGGATGCAATTCCTGACTATATTCTTTTTAACGATCAACAAGGGCGATTAATCGGCTGTAACCAGGCCGTTGAGCAGTTAGTATTACAAAAAGAAGTTAATATTCTAGGCTGTCAAATTAGTGATTTTATTGCCACGGATTTAGGTGAAAAGGTTGCCCACAGTATCGGCATAGAGCAAGGAAAAAAATCAGCCACCGCGCATCAGCAAACCGTGTCAACCGAAGACAATACCTATGAAATTTATAAGGCTCCTTTTTATGGTGAGCACAGTACGTTACTTGGCAGTATCGTGCTTATTCGTGATGTTACTCAGCAGTTTGAAATTAACCAAGATCTGCAACGCGCGAAAAATCAAGCTGAAGAAGCAAACAAAATTAAAAGTCAATTTTTGGCAAATATGAGTCATGAAATTCGTACGCCTATCAATGCCATTCAAGGGATGTTTTTTCTCTTACAACAAAGTCGTTTAGATAAGGTGCAAGAGCAATATCTAAGCAATGCTGAAACGGCTTCAAATACGCTACTTTATCTGGTGAATGAATTACTTGATTCGGCCAAGGTAGAGTCAGGTAATATGTCTGTTCATCAAGAATTGATCGAGCTAGATAGCATTGTATCGCAAGCGCTTAATTTAAATATTGCGGCTTTAGTCGGTAAAGATTTAAGCTTAAAAGTTGCCATTGACAGCCAAGTGCCATTGCAAATCTACACTGACACTATGCGCTTGGTGCAAGTGCTGAGCAATTTGCTTAATAATGCGATTAAATTTACCGAACAAGGCACAGTGGAGCTTAGCGTGTCATTATCTTGTCAACACTCTGACGACGGTAGCACTTTGTTGCTATTTAAAGTCAAAGACACCGGTATTGGCATAGAAAAAACTAAACAGTCAGGATTATTTGAAGCATTTAAGCAAGCTGATGAATCTATGACCCGAGTATATGGCGGTACTGGTTTGGGGCTATCAATATGTCAACATATTGCACAACTGCTTGGTGGTGAAATTTCTATTGAAAGTACTTTAGGTGATGGGGCGGAATTTACCTTGGCACTACCAATGAATATGCCGAACCCTGTTGCCA includes the following:
- a CDS encoding cytochrome-c peroxidase; its protein translation is MPTVKVDEAKAALGKRLFFDARLSGDTSTSCASCHQPDNGFSSKEALSPGYPGNNLFRNAPTLINTTFKKSWMHDGRIGTNLNDVTREMITEDYIMNMDMRLMQERIKQDPIYIEMFKEAGYGEPSNGSVRKAIPEYLKSLVSSTTPFDTYKMTATAKRGFELFKGKAGCSGCHNGPLFSDGNAYNTGVPENLNIFTDVSRHQAFIAFNMFMGNENYMNLKRDVGAHVRSHKADGSDIGKFMVPTLRELKYTAPYMHNGMFSSLEEVVAFYNAGGEQDKNKDERIKPLNLSKHEQMALVSFLKSLSSDTPLTTDKHVWTKSDYNYEVISNWLDVKN
- a CDS encoding Rrf2 family transcriptional regulator; this translates as MHLTRHTDYGMRTLIYLALLPSGEKASIDKISTLYDISRNNVNKIVHQLGKANIIETQRGKGGGFFLKLPPEEINIGEMVILLESTLNIVDCETQKCLILPACKFKQILNDATRAFIDSLKAYTLADLMTDSQEDLIKLFKLSV
- a CDS encoding NAD(P)/FAD-dependent oxidoreductase, which codes for MKTLATDVVIIGAGPVGIFQIFELGLQGLKAVVIDSVAELGGQCSQLYPDKPIYDIPAIPVASAQAIIDGLAKQASPFQAKYLLSNKVIEIDKVSEQLFWVKTDKGMSVKCRAIIIAAGSGAFEPVRLKVKGIEAFENRQLFYRVKDKNLYTDKNIVVLGGGDSAFDWALTLQPIAKSVLLIHRTTNFRASQASIDSMEKLCDNHEMQFLSGQVVDYKKDGDVLNKLIVQSSGIKRTVDVDHLLVFFGLSPKIGPIADWALKMNHHQICVDTEKFQTSVSGIYAVGDINYYPGKRKLILSGFHEAALAAFAIKQSMDTSKRVATLYTTTSPILHKLINPADISEQ
- a CDS encoding response regulator — translated: MFAKNSKEQLFQRYNKSVIIVFSGIMLLTFIITFYNYYLARLSHHDEKLLELTEYSVQLNKKLASTVETLTGIRDLAEYYLRFPEELANQIPSLHQEGKYFYLNKSRRSLSTHNRIMSGNITGIGQLNTFNQAFKNELIMANALTPAFVTAQKSIKEANWLYYISMQRFVNLYPWVPRSIWQYSDQSLTNSLMMKIKAAKNRDEKLWSQPYVDSAGKGLNTALGLGVYLANEMKGAVLIDINTASLYNYLPDVHEQDHGYIIVDKHSHVLLHKNSANLTLSTRTAFSDAAPAQLNQLSYQSLLDLTPSAEIGDWIVQRKKLSVNDWVLLEYHQKNNFYAVINQRFLTMFASVFFGLLTLLGLIYYVTYRSFIAPSKKFIAHIENCSAGDPGKIKPSDEWRHWFKIVEDLFGQNRSLMQRLKDQNNQLDLRVKEKTQALFHKSEQHQRDYALLRSVMDAIPDYILFNDQQGRLIGCNQAVEQLVLQKEVNILGCQISDFIATDLGEKVAHSIGIEQGKKSATAHQQTVSTEDNTYEIYKAPFYGEHSTLLGSIVLIRDVTQQFEINQDLQRAKNQAEEANKIKSQFLANMSHEIRTPINAIQGMFFLLQQSRLDKVQEQYLSNAETASNTLLYLVNELLDSAKVESGNMSVHQELIELDSIVSQALNLNIAALVGKDLSLKVAIDSQVPLQIYTDTMRLVQVLSNLLNNAIKFTEQGTVELSVSLSCQHSDDGSTLLLFKVKDTGIGIEKTKQSGLFEAFKQADESMTRVYGGTGLGLSICQHIAQLLGGEISIESTLGDGAEFTLALPMNMPNPVASKADCANNYLTQFQSQFSRCTVFNLAVHIPDKLEQNFTDINQQITKINGINQLEKISVSAQKLLFIDSSNYPQGFRQNELNIIRQEVTVLALCQPVASVISFELLEQLNHHSINYLLLEMPLYRDVIAKLAKELTRLSSHLPLVNAKPETNVISTTTASLAGLTILLVEDNLVNQLVAIKLLESMQAVVVVAQNGQEALDKLPLQNIDIILMDIQMPVMDGLTATQHIRAQSQYNDLPIIAMTAHAREEDKQQCLAAGMNLHISKPISLNALRDSILSQLTNRNSG